One genomic segment of Anguilla anguilla isolate fAngAng1 chromosome 2, fAngAng1.pri, whole genome shotgun sequence includes these proteins:
- the LOC118221693 gene encoding P2Y purinoceptor 11-like produces the protein MANGTEIDFGVVAIEFLAPVYSVECCLAFAGSSAGLWLMLTRGRQDRHAGLVFSVNLAVSDLLYTLTLPLLTYSYFNGKHWVFGLVLCKIERFLFTCNLYGSMFFIACISVTRYLAVAHPFFTHSYSNLKHAYVVSLAVWIVNCSISIPVLKFASTSQSNITNQTECVTASGKENQVKYFPYSLFLAAFGCALPFLATLFSYVGILRSSAKNSSITDLEKKKLVQLAATVVALYTVSFVPYHVLLNVNWYLKLDPETAFNRTVYWFYQVSKALISLNPCVHPLLYAALLDSIRRLCGLTVSAD, from the coding sequence ATGGCAAACGGGACCGAAATAGATTTTGGCGTCGTTGCAATTGAATTTCTAGCTCCAGTTTACAGTGTTGAATGCTGCTTGGCTTTCGCTGGGTCCTCCGCTGGTCTGTGGTTGATGTTGACGCGAGGGCGGCAGGACCGACACGCTGGGCTCGTGTTCTCCGTGAATCTCGCCGTGAGCGACCTACTCTACACTCTGACTCTTCCTCTACTGACTTACTCCTATTTCAACGGCAAGCACTGGGTCTTCGGACTGGTACTTTGCAAAATAGAACGGTTCCTCTTCACATGTAACCTGTACGGAAGCATGTTTTTCATCGCCTGTATCAGCGTCACCCGCTACCTGGCTGTAGCGCATCCTTTCTTTACACACAGCTACTCTAACCTCAAGCACGCCTACGTCGTAAGTTTAGCGGTATGGATTGTAAATTGCTCCATTTCTATCCCAGTTTTAAAATTTGCTTCAACCTCACAAAGCAACATCACGAACCAAACCGAATGCGTTACTGCCTCTGGAAAGGAGAACCAAGTGAAGTATTTTCCTTACAGTCTGTTTTTGGCAGCGTTTGGGTGCGCGCTCCCGTTCCTGGCAACACTTTTTTCCTACGTCGGCATTCTTCGGTCATCTGCGAAGAACTCATCCATTACGGATTTGGAGAAGAAGAAGCTCGTTCAGCTGGCCGCGACGGTGGTGGCACTGTACACGGTTTCATTCGTTCCGTATCACGTGCTCTTGAACGTGAACTGGTACCTGAAGCTGGATCCGGAAACCGCCTTTAACAGGACCGTGTACTGGTTTTACCAAGTTTCTAAAGCCCTGATCTCTCTCAACCCGTGTGTCCACCCCCTGCTGTACGCGGCGCTGCTTGACAGCATCCGCAGATTGTGTGGGCTGACAGTCAGCGCTGACTGA
- the LOC118218267 gene encoding tubulin alpha-8 chain-like, with amino-acid sequence MRECISVHIGQAGVQMGNSCWELYCLEHGFLPDGTTSGSGPADSSFGTFFSETQAGKYVPRAIFIDLEPTVVDEIRTGCYRQLYHPEQLITGKEDAANNYARGHYTIGKEIVDSVLDRMRKMSDQCTGLQGFLIFHSFGGGTGSGFASLLMERLSVDYGKKSKLEFSVYPAPQVSTAVVEPYNSILTTHTTLEHSDCSFMVDNEAIFDICKRNLDVERPSYTNLNRLVAQIISSITASLRFDGALNVDLTEFQTNLVPYPRIHFPLVTYSPIISVEKAYHEQLSVSEITNACFEPSNQMVKCDPRRGKYMACCLLYRGDVVPKDVNAAIASIKTRRSIQFVDWCPTGFKVGINYQPPTVVPGGDLAKVQRAVCMLSNTTAIAEAWSRLDHKFDLMYAKRAFVHWYVGEGMEEGEFTEAREDMAALEKDYEEVGMESTDGCEDEDDEY; translated from the exons ATG AGGGAGTGCATCTCTGTGCATATAGGCCAAGCTGGAGTCCAGATGGGCAACTCCTGCTGGGAACTTTACTGTCTGGAACACGGCTTCCTTCCCGACGGGACCACCAGCGGCTCCGGTCCAGCTGACTCGTCCTTCGGGACGTTCTTCAGCGAAACTCAGGCAGGGAAGTACGTTCCCAGGGCCATCTTCATCGATCTGGAGCCGACTGTGGTGG ATGAAATCCGGACTGGATGCTACCGGCAGCTGTACCATCCAGAGCAGCTGATCACCGGGAAGGAGGACGCTGCCAATAACTACGCTCGCGGACACTACACCATTGGCAAGGAGATCGTCGACTCGGTGCTGGATCGCATGCGCAAGATG TCTGACCAGTGCACAGGACTCCAGGGCTTCCTCATCTTCCACAGTTTTGGAGGGGGAACTGGCTCTGGGTTCGCCTCTCTACTCATGGAACGTCTGTCTGTGGACTACGGGAAGAAGTCCAAGCTGGAATTTTCTGTGTACCCAGCTCCCCAGGTGTCCACGGCTGTGGTGGAGCCCTACAACTCCATCCTGACCACCCACACCACCCTGGAGCACTCGGACTGCTCCTTCATGGTTGACAACGAGGCCATTTTCGACATCTGTAAGCGCAACCTTGACGTGGAGCGCCCGTCCTACACCAACCTCAACCGCCTCGTTGCCCAGATCATTTCCTCCATCACCGCCTCCTTGCGCTTTGACGGGGCCCTGAACGTTGACCTCACGGAGTTCCAGACCAACCTGGTGCCCTACCCTCGCATCCACTTCCCCCTGGTCACCTACTCGCCCATCATCTCTGTGGAGAAGGCCTACCATGAGCAGCTCTCCGTGAGCGAGATCACAAACGCCTGCTTTGAACCCTCCAACCAGATGGTGAAGTGCGACCCGCGTCGAGGAAAGTACATGGCCTGCTGCCTGCTGTATCGTGGCGACGTGGTACCCAAAGACGTAAACGCTGCCATCGCCAGCATCAAGACCCGTCGCTCCATCCAGTTTGTGGACTGGTGCCCCACAGGCTTCAAGGTGGGCATCAACTACCAGCCACCCACAGTTGTTCCTGggggagacctggccaaggtGCAGAGGGCCGTGTGCATGCTGAGCAACACCACTGCCATTGCCGAGGCCTGGAGCCGCCTGGACCACAAGTTTGACCTGATGTACGCCAAGCGGGCCTTTGTGCACTGGTACGTTGGCGAGGGCATGGAGGAGGGAGAGTTCACCGAGGCCAGAGAGGACATGGCAGCGCTGGAAAAGGACTATGAGGAAGTTGGGATGGAGTCTACAGATGGCTGtgaagatgaggatgatgagTACTAA
- the p2ry11 gene encoding P2Y purinoceptor 11 has protein sequence MPGPNNSFGEFQQRFLPPLFGLQFCLALAGNGAALWLMVTRERRRNWHTGLVFSCNLAASDLLYALTLPLLVLYYAGGKQWHFGEAACKAERFLFTCNLYSSLLFVTCISVNRYVGIVHPFFTRSHVRPKHATAVSLLVWAAVAAASSPVLRFAGEVKNATVECTSTHSHTDDRPHFAYSVCLAVFGCLLPFLATAASYAAIFRVVWRNANITQAEKRKVGLMVGAVLALYAVSFVPYHVLRNYHLYLKLHNKNILAVYKAYQVSKGLVTLNICLHPLLYMALFSSIRTVCCGGAEERGAQSPGGQRLCPT, from the coding sequence ATGCCAGGCCCTAACAATTCGTTTGGTGAGTTCCAGCAGCGGTTCCTGCCGCCGCTGTTCGGGTTGCAGTTCTGCCTGGCGCTGGCGGGGAACGGGGCCGCCCTGTGGCTGATGGTGACGCGGGAGCGCCGTCGGAACTGGCACACGGGCCTAGTGTTCTCCTGCAACCTGGCGGCCAGCGACCTGCTGTACGCGCTCACGCTGCCGCTGCTGGTGCTGTACTACGCCGGCGGCAAGCAGTGGCACTTCGGTGAGGCGGCCTGCAAGGCCGAGCGCTTCCTCTTCACCTGCAACCTGTACAGCAGCCTCCTCTTCGTCACCTGCATCAGCGTCAACCGCTACGTGGGCATCGTGCACCCCTTCTTCACGCGGAGCCACGTGCGCCCCAAGCATGCCACGGCTGTCAGCCTCCTGGTCTGGGCGGCGGTGGCGGCCGCCTCGTCCCCGGTGCTGCGGTTCGCCGGCGAGGTGAAGAATGCCACCGTGGAGTGCACGTCGACCCACTCGCACACAGATGACCGCCCGCACTTCGCCTACAGCGTGTGCCTGGCGGTCTTCGGCTGCCTGCTGCCCTTCCTGGCCACCGCGGCCTCGTACGCCGCCATCTTCAGGGTGGTGTGGAGGAACGCCAACATCACGCAGGCGGAGAAGAGGAAGGTGGGGCTGATGGTGGGGGCAGTGCTTGCCCTGTACGCCGTCTCCTTCGTGCCCTATCACGTCCTGCGAAACTACCACTTGTACCTGAAGCTCCACAACAAGAATATACTGGCGGTGTACAAGGCCTACCAGGTGAGCAAGGGGCTGGTGACGCTCAACATTTGCCTCCACCCCTTGCTCTACATGGCCCTGTTCAGCAGCATCCGGACTGTCTGCTGTGGaggggcggaggagaggggtgCCCAATCCCCTGGGGGACAGCGGTTGTGCCCAACCTGA
- the LOC118221798 gene encoding secernin-3-like isoform X1: protein MMLPSSCDTLVALPPSTVGPRVVFGKNSDRPCDEVQEVLYFPAADHAAGEKVECTYIEIEQAPHTYAVVLSRPAWLWGAEMGANEHQVCIGNEAVWSREEAHPEEALLGMDLVRLGLERADSAQKAVDVITELLEKYGQGGNCMEAESSFTYHNSFLISDRTEAWVLETSGKYWAAERVEEGHRNISNLYSITTKIDREHPEMRGHARSQGWWDGTAPFSFAQVYSRTDTARIEAASSRCREGRRLLEKSKGKITAEVMMGILRDKESGINKQGAFMTTGSMVSVLPRDPSLPGVHYFTGTPDPERSVFKPFIFVEDVQQLGMTRSPCFGHEDPVKKQPRFQSKPDRKHPLYLRHEVAAAVIATEKEQGNKIVQNMRKLEEEKMAEMEQLLSGGVEDSSVLVHLFSRATEEEINVYGKS, encoded by the exons at GATGCTTCCGTCCTCCTGTGACACCTTGGTGGCCTTGCCCCCGTCGACGGTGGGGCCACGTGTCGTGTTCGGGAAGAACTCGGACAGGCCCTGCGATGAGGTCCAGGAGGTGCTCTACTTCCCAGCCGCAGACCATGCAGCAGGGGAGAAGGTGGAG TGCACCTACATTGAGATCGAGCAGGCTCCCCACACCTATGCGGTGGTGTTAAGCCGGCCCGCCTGGCTGTGGGGGGCGGAGATGGGGGCAAACGAACACCAGGTGTGCATTGGGAACGAGGCGGTGTGGAGCCGAGAGGAGGCCCATCCCGAGGAGGCTCTGCTGGGCATGGACTTGGTCAG GCTGGGTCTGGAGAGGGCGGACAGTGCCCAGAAGGCCGTGGACGTGATCACAGAACTGCTGGAGAAGTACGGCCAGGGAGGGAACTGCATGGAGGCGGAGAGCAGCTTCACGTACCACAACAGCTTCCTGATCTCAGACAGGACCGAGGCCTGGGTGCTGGAGACTTCTGGGAAATACTGGGCTGCCGAGAGGGTGGAGG AGGGACATCGCAACATCTCCAACCTGTACTCCATAACCACCAAGATAGACCGGGAGCACCCGGAGATGAGGGGGCATGCCAGGAGCCAGGGCTGGTGGGACGGGACGGCCCCGTTCAGTTTCGCCCAAGTGTATTCGCGTACGGACACGGCCCGGATCGAAGCCGCGAGCAGCCGATGCCGCGAGGGCCGTAGACTGCTGGAGAAAAGTAAAG GGAAGATCACGGCTGAGGTGATGATGGGGATTCTGAGGGACAAGGAGAGCGGGATCAACAAGCAGGGCGCGTTCATGACGACGGGAAGCATGGTGTCCGTCCTGCCCCGGGACCCCTCCCTGCCGGGGGTGCACTACTTCACCGGGACGCCAGACCCTGAAAG GTCGGTGTTCAAGCCTTTCATTTTCGTGGAGGACGTCCAGCAGCTGGGGATGACCCGTTCCCCCTGCTTCGGGCACGAGGACCCCGTGAAGAAGCAGCCCCGCTTCCAGAGCAAGCCGGACCGCAAGCACCCCCTTTACCTCAGACACGAGGTGGCGGCCGCCGTCATCGCCACCGAGAAG GAGCAGGGGAACAAAATCGTGCAGAACATGaggaagctggaggaggagaaaatggCCGAAATGGAACAGCTTCTCAGCGGCGGGGTGGAAGATTCTTCTGTGCTTGTACATCTCTTTTCAAGAGCCACTGAGGAGGAGATAAATGTGTATGGAAAATCTTGA
- the LOC118221798 gene encoding secernin-3-like isoform X2 — protein sequence MLPSSCDTLVALPPSTVGPRVVFGKNSDRPCDEVQEVLYFPAADHAAGEKVECTYIEIEQAPHTYAVVLSRPAWLWGAEMGANEHQVCIGNEAVWSREEAHPEEALLGMDLVRLGLERADSAQKAVDVITELLEKYGQGGNCMEAESSFTYHNSFLISDRTEAWVLETSGKYWAAERVEEGHRNISNLYSITTKIDREHPEMRGHARSQGWWDGTAPFSFAQVYSRTDTARIEAASSRCREGRRLLEKSKGKITAEVMMGILRDKESGINKQGAFMTTGSMVSVLPRDPSLPGVHYFTGTPDPERSVFKPFIFVEDVQQLGMTRSPCFGHEDPVKKQPRFQSKPDRKHPLYLRHEVAAAVIATEKEQGNKIVQNMRKLEEEKMAEMEQLLSGGVEDSSVLVHLFSRATEEEINVYGKS from the exons ATGCTTCCGTCCTCCTGTGACACCTTGGTGGCCTTGCCCCCGTCGACGGTGGGGCCACGTGTCGTGTTCGGGAAGAACTCGGACAGGCCCTGCGATGAGGTCCAGGAGGTGCTCTACTTCCCAGCCGCAGACCATGCAGCAGGGGAGAAGGTGGAG TGCACCTACATTGAGATCGAGCAGGCTCCCCACACCTATGCGGTGGTGTTAAGCCGGCCCGCCTGGCTGTGGGGGGCGGAGATGGGGGCAAACGAACACCAGGTGTGCATTGGGAACGAGGCGGTGTGGAGCCGAGAGGAGGCCCATCCCGAGGAGGCTCTGCTGGGCATGGACTTGGTCAG GCTGGGTCTGGAGAGGGCGGACAGTGCCCAGAAGGCCGTGGACGTGATCACAGAACTGCTGGAGAAGTACGGCCAGGGAGGGAACTGCATGGAGGCGGAGAGCAGCTTCACGTACCACAACAGCTTCCTGATCTCAGACAGGACCGAGGCCTGGGTGCTGGAGACTTCTGGGAAATACTGGGCTGCCGAGAGGGTGGAGG AGGGACATCGCAACATCTCCAACCTGTACTCCATAACCACCAAGATAGACCGGGAGCACCCGGAGATGAGGGGGCATGCCAGGAGCCAGGGCTGGTGGGACGGGACGGCCCCGTTCAGTTTCGCCCAAGTGTATTCGCGTACGGACACGGCCCGGATCGAAGCCGCGAGCAGCCGATGCCGCGAGGGCCGTAGACTGCTGGAGAAAAGTAAAG GGAAGATCACGGCTGAGGTGATGATGGGGATTCTGAGGGACAAGGAGAGCGGGATCAACAAGCAGGGCGCGTTCATGACGACGGGAAGCATGGTGTCCGTCCTGCCCCGGGACCCCTCCCTGCCGGGGGTGCACTACTTCACCGGGACGCCAGACCCTGAAAG GTCGGTGTTCAAGCCTTTCATTTTCGTGGAGGACGTCCAGCAGCTGGGGATGACCCGTTCCCCCTGCTTCGGGCACGAGGACCCCGTGAAGAAGCAGCCCCGCTTCCAGAGCAAGCCGGACCGCAAGCACCCCCTTTACCTCAGACACGAGGTGGCGGCCGCCGTCATCGCCACCGAGAAG GAGCAGGGGAACAAAATCGTGCAGAACATGaggaagctggaggaggagaaaatggCCGAAATGGAACAGCTTCTCAGCGGCGGGGTGGAAGATTCTTCTGTGCTTGTACATCTCTTTTCAAGAGCCACTGAGGAGGAGATAAATGTGTATGGAAAATCTTGA
- the LOC118218228 gene encoding sphingosine 1-phosphate receptor 2-like, producing MNICPSAAACRVVATGTMYQDYYNVSVIQVYYRYAKDMSQEELEKRMRSGAGLSALSLALLVVCSVIILENVLVLAAVCRNKKFHTAMFFFIGNLAFSDLLAGSAYIANVLLSGPRTFRLAPVEWFVREGTAFIALAASVFSLLAIAIERYVAITKVRVYGSSGGCRVFLLIGACWVTSVLLGGLPIMGWNCVGRLLECSAVLPLYSKRYILFVVTIFSIILLSIVILYVRIYLIVRSSHREAASSPAYALLKTVTIVLGVFIVCWLPAFTVLLLDTSCSMASCPVLSHADIFFGLATLNSALNPLIYTLRSKDMRREFLRVLCCWGLLRGGRPSHRCAVPLKSSSSLEHHHHCSERDEQQNTPIMQHCTTCV from the coding sequence ATGAACATTTGTCCCAGTGCTGCAGCCTGTCGTGTTGTCGCCACGGGAACTATGTACCAGGACTACTACAACGTGTCCGTCATCCAGGTCTACTACCGCTACGCCAAGGATATGAgccaggaggagctggagaagcgcATGCGCAGCGGGGCGGGACTGAGCGCGCTCTCCCTGGCCCTCCTGGTGGTCTGCAGCGTCATCATCCTGGAGAACGTCCTGGTGCTGGCAGCCGTCTGCCGCAACAAGAAGTTCCACACCGCCATGTTCTTCTTCATCGGCAACCTGGCCTTCTCCGACCTGCTGGCCGGCTCCGCCTACATCGCCAACGTGCTGCTGTCGGGCCCCCGGACGTTCCGCCTGGCGCCCGTGGAGTGGTTCGTGCGCGAGGGCACGGCCTTCATCGCCCTGGCGGCCTCCGTCTTCAGCCTGCTGGCCATCGCCATCGAGCGCTACGTTGCCATCACCAAGGTGAGGGTGTACGGCTCCAGCGGGGGCTGCCGGGTGTTCCTGCTCATCGGGGCGTGCTGGGTCACCTCCGTGCTCCTGGGCGGGCTGCCCATCATGGGCTGGAACTGCGTGGGGCGCCTCCTGGAGTGCTCCGCCGTGCTGCCGCTCTACTCCAAGCGATACATCCTCTTCGTGGTGACCATCTTCAGCATCATCCTGCTCTCCATCGTCATCCTCTACGTGCGCATCTACCTGATCGTGCGCTCCAGCCACCGGGAGGCGGCCAGCTCGCCGGCGTACGCCCTGCTGAAGACGGTCACCATCGTGCTGGGCGTGTTCATCGTGTGCTGGCTGCCCGCCTTCACCGTGCTGCTGCTGGACACGTCCTGCAGCATGGCGTCCTGCCCCGTGCTCTCCCACGCCGACATCTTCTTCGGCCTGGCCACGCTCAACTCGGCGCTCAACCCGCTCATCTACACGCTGCGGAGCAAGGACATGCGCCGCGAGTTCCTGCGGGTGCTGTGCTGCTGGGGGCTGCTCAGGGGCGGGCGGCCGTCCCACAGGTGCGCCGTCCCGCTCAAGAGCTCCAGCTCCCTGGAGCACCACCACCACTGCTCCGAGAGGGACGAGCAGCAGAACACGCCCATCATGCAACACTGCACCACCTGCGTCTGA